Part of the Falco cherrug isolate bFalChe1 chromosome 1, bFalChe1.pri, whole genome shotgun sequence genome, GGAGGGTTCACTTCTGACCCCTTGGCCGCCGGAGCCTGCCGGGAGGACGAGGACAAGGAGCCGCTGCTGTTCCCTGTGTCTGTATTGATCTGTAGGAGGATGAAGGCCTTTGGTGAGCTTGACAGATGAGCACCCGTAACGGCAGAGAGGACTTGGTCTTCTTGTGCTTACAGAGtagtggggggtggggggttagAGCATCGCGCCAGAGCAAAGCGATCTGAGGATAGTAAAAGCCATAGCTTCTTTAGCAAGGAATATGTATTTATACGGAACTGATTTCCACCTGTCGCACCCGCCCTCTTACCACCATCCCAGTGGCTCAGTGGTTTAGCATAGGTGCCTTTTGGACTGTGAGTTTAGCTTTCCTGTGAGTTAAAACCATTTACACATTTGACGAGCAGCCATTCGGTCATGGACCAGGCGAAGTCCTTGTGATTGACAACATGCAAGCTACCTGacttctccccttccctgcctcaaCCCCTCCTCCCTGCGGTGCCCTCGCACTCATCCTGGAGTCCAGCATCACAAAGAGAGGCCATGGTTAACACGTGAGTAACTGGCAGCAGTCTCATCCTGCTCATACAAACTCTTGTAGAAAAGCCATCACATTACACCAAATGTCACTCTCTGTTTATGTCGTGTGACTGGACCAGCTCCTGTCTGGCTGATAGACATTTAAGCcttaataaaattatgtttaaagtCATGTTCTCTCTCTGACTTGTAATTGCTCGCATTGTGCATCTTGGTGATTTTGTGGAGTGAATCTCTTTGCAGAGTACTGAATAAATGGGCTGGAAAAAGCTAAGTTGGCACAAAGGATGTGCAGCCCGATGAGTTTTAGAGGGGTTATTGCAGCAGCCGCATGGACCATCACAGGACTGAGGCTCAGATACCTAAACCTGAGGAGGTCTGGTCTTCAAACAGCCGttcagaaaaaaggaggaaaatcacTCTGATACATTCTGTCTCCAGCGTGTCCTCGATGTGCAGAGGGTAAGTTTGTGACAGCAGAGGGGTTTGTCACCTGTGTAACCCCCTGCTGTTGCCACTTAATTGGCAATTTCTCTCTGCGGAGCAGATGCTGCTCACTGATGTTCTGTGCCAGTTTCTCGGGTGACGAGCCTCCAGCTGACTCAGCTCACCTTTGCGTATAATACCTTTATTCTCTTAAAAGGCACCTACTTACAGAGCAACACATGATGTTCATGGCTTTCTAGTCACGTGAAACCGCAGTCTCATCAAACGGCTCAAACACGGCTTGGTGTCAGCACCAAACTGATGCTGGGCTTTGCCTCAGTGGGAGTGTATAATCCATCTCCCATTTGTAGCAAAAACAGGGAGTCCCCCATCTTTAAATGGTTCGGCaaaagaatttctaaaaatCCCACAGTTCAGAGGCAGCAAAAACCCTCTGAATTCTGTGCAGGTGGTGTGTGTGCAGCGCACCAGCCCCCTGTGATTCAGTGTGATTCTCACACCTCCTCCGCCCTGCATCTCCGGGGAGCGATTGCTGCCGCCGGAGCTCCCCATCCAACACAACTGTCTCCTCCTGCTCCGGCGCTCACGAAGCTCGGTCGCCTCTGACGAAACCCAAATTCGCCGGCTGAGCCAAGCTTCTTTCCTGCCCCAGCTGGTGGGCAGCAACCAGGCTGGGAGCCATCTCACTGGGGCTGAGGGAGAGTTATCTCCTGAGGTTCCCTTCGCTCTCCAGGGAGGGACAAGGAGTGAGCATGGAGCCTGACAGAGCAGGGCTTGGAAGGGATGGGATGGCAGGGGGGTGTCGTGTGGCCCCCCCTGCTCAGAGTAGGGCTTACCACCTTATATCAGATTTCTCAGAGCCTCCATCCACCCAGCTTCTTAACCCTGTAGGACCTCTTGGCAGCAAGTTTCAACCCATGTGTCCCCTCTTGCTGACgcagggggggggaagggatgAATTTCCCTCCGTGCCCACCTCCCATTGCTCAGGGATGGAGCTTGTCCCCCCAGCTGGGCGTGAGCCCTCCTGATCACTCCCCTTGCAAACAAGCACCGAAACCCCTGTGGGCAGCAGAGACCCTCTCTGCACCCCAAGAAGATGGGCTTGGTGGTGGGTGACACATAGCCAGGACTTGCCATGGTGTCTTCTACCAGGAACCACTGCAGTTCCCCTAAAGCTCCTTTGCAGAACAAGCAGGTGCCACCAGCAAGTTCCTTTCTCAGCACAGAGCCTGTCTTCTCTTCAGGAGGTGGGGTTGGCCTTTGGCTGAAGGCCTTAGCAATTTCCTCTAATGTTCTTCTCCAACTGCTTTTAGGAGGCCAAATCCATCCCTCGCTGGCCAGTGACCTCCTGATGTGACGTCTGCATCCCAGCAGGCTGGATTTGGACGGACAAGAGGCAAAGGCAGCACCCCAGCAAATCTTGACATTGGCTGCGCTTCCTTTTCTAAACGAGCATCAAAGCTATTTTTCCATCATGTCACCAAGGCAGAGGAGCATCTTTAACCATGACACTAAAAAAGAAGGTGCTGTGCTCAGCCAGGAGGTGCAGGATTGCTCCTTCCCTGTCAGCCTCCAGCCATTAGCCCACCGACTGGGTGAAACGCTTGTGACAGGCTTGCTCTGTGTGAAGCGCCAGGCAGACGGCCCATCTGGGGGCATGAGCTCACCCAGCCAGGAGAGGGGAGCGCTCCATGGCCAGCCTGACCTGCTTCGAGTCCCCAGCACATCAGCAATGTGTTCAAGAAATTTCTTCTCCACTGCATCCCcctccagccacagcaaagGCAGGGAAATGCACAAAGCAGGGAAAATCTTCCCATTTTCAATGCGGTACCCAATGTCCTCTAATTTATTCTGATTAAATTTTGACCTTGGTGGGCTATGGCAGGGCACCACGacctccctcctctctcctgcctccAGAGGGGCTCTCAAAAACCTCAATAGAAGCTTCAAGGGTAACGAAGCTCCTGCTGCTAACAgagggggcgggggtgggggtggggggatatACTTGCGGTTTGTCCTGACCATGTGCAAGGATGTGATGGCACGAGGACTGGAAAAATTATCAACATGTCCATGTAGTGAAGGTGCTTTAAAGCTGTGGGTGTAGCCAGAGGGTGTTTTACAGGTGAAGCAGCACAGGAGCGTTGTGGTTCACTGCCGGACACCCCATTTCCCATCATCCCAGTTATTCCCTGATGTGAAAAGAGGTTGGGAAGGGCACAAGCAGTAAAGCCTCGTGGCTGAGCCTctctggcagcccccagcccctttgcTGAGGGCtaggcagagccagggctgtaTTTTGGctgagcaggagagctggggggtGAGTTTGAGGGTGCTGCCCACTCCCCATGCCTTGGCAGGCCTTTGGGGCTTTCCTTCGCGAGCCGAGGCGAGGTGGGTTATACATAGCAGGCAGCTAACGCTGCCGATTAATGCCATGGCACCTGCCTCGCCCGCCTCGCATGTCGTTAAGGAGATCAGCACTAATGAAGGGGGCTCCTCTGGGGGCCGGGGAagagcctggggaagagcagggacGTGGCAGAGCAAATCTGGTGCCAGGGATGCAGAAAAGGGACCCCTGTGGCTGATAGCAGGAGATCTAGGGCATGACTTTGAGGAGCCCCAAGACATCAGTTAGGGGCTGGGTGTGGGTTGGGGGCCCCAGCATCACCCTGCGGCCATGGCCGGGTACCAGTGAGCATCACTGCCCAGCAAGGATGCTCCCAGCTGGATCTGCCCAGCCTCATGAAAGCCCATCATCCTGAGATCACTTCTCCTATGACTCACCCCAGGTGACCCCAATATCTTCATCCCCAAAACctccttttttatgttttctacACAGTTTTTTTGCCTCCCCCTGCTTCCCCCTTCTCACCTCATCCTCCCTTTGATTCCTGTAAGTGATTCTGTGTTGTGGCTGCGGAGCCTTTGCAacttggaaaaaacattttatttaacctTCCTTCACTTTAAAGAgcataattacattttaatctcatattctggCGTTATCATTCCAGACACAGAGTCATTTGAATGCAGATCATTCCTAGCTAATGTAATTTTACGATACAGTAATGAAGAGATGGAGCATGAGCATGTAACACCCAATTTAGAGCTGAcatttgggtttcttttaaagaaaagttttcccAGCCGAGGGCTTTTGCGTCCTCCTCGGTCCTGCAACGCAAGTGGGTTTCAGCTCCCGCTGTGAAGGGATGGATTTGGACGGGGAAACGTGGCCAGTGCTAATAATATTGGTCATTAAAGCTGCCCACAGCGGCTCCACGTGGGTGATTCAGCATCTCTGGTGATGGGCACAAGGCAAATTTGGGAACTCAACGCTCCCTTGGTCCCAGGGAGACCTGGCTCAGGGGCTGTGGTTACCTTCATCCCTCTTAGCGGGGAATTACCCTCATTTTACCTATCAAAAATCCCAGGAGTCCCCCAAAACCCAGGACCATCACCTCTGAGGTTGACACACACCTCCAAAATCACAGGGCAGGAGACAGAAGCAGGCTGGGACCCCCAACACTGCAGGCGTCACCCCAAAATAGATGCTTTCCCTTACCTCtgcatgcctcagtttcccttggGTGGTGAAGTGATGCTCTGGGGTTCATCCCGCTCCCACATCCCTTGCTGGTGCCTACAAAACCTCACATGGTGCtcactttgcttttcaaagcattttgattttgcCAGGGTGGATTGCACAGGTTCCTTTGGGATGctcaagcagagcagcagccccttcAGTGCCCCAGCTATCACCGTCCCACCTCGTGCCAACTGGGACTGAGCCAGGCCTGGTGGCTGATCTGGCAGAAAAGGGATGCTAACGAGGGTGAGAAAATGAGGGATGCTGAGGGTGAGAAAATGAGGGATGCTAACAAGGGTGGGGAAAAGCCATGCTCCAGCTACCTGAAGGGATCCCCAGTCTGATTCTTATGGGTCTCTGCTTCAGTTCCCTACCTTTGATGAAGATGAGTTCAGGGTGGGCTGAAGGGTAGAAAACCACCCCAGGGGCTGGACCATGGCTGGCAGCAACCACCCCATTGCACACCCTGTCCCCCGCAGCACCCCAGAACAGCCCCTCCTCATCACCATGAGCCAAGCCCAGAATTTGGGCTGTGGGGGATGCTTGTTAGGCACCTGATTCCCATCTGCATATtaatttcacattgctgaggTCACCCTTGGTGttgctggaaggaggatctgtGACCAGCATGAATACTCATGGCTGGAtggtgcagggcaggaggggttTGTTGCTGCCGTTTGCCCCATACCAATGTTTCCAACAGCCCATCGGTAACACAAACGTGCTGGGTCTCGGCACGGCTGGGACCTGCTGGTTGCCAACAGGAGGGCTGATGCCAGCCCCAAAGGTGTCTTTTTCATCTCTCCCATTGCTGATGGTTTCTCTGCCTTCTTGTTTTGTGGAGAAAAAGGGGCGGGTGAGTCGTGGGTGGCAATGGTCCGTCCCTTTGGGCCTGGGTTGTGGCAGGGTCCTGCTCTACACCCCACAGCTCTGTGGTCCAGCGCTGCAGCTAAGCCCCTTTAGTTTAGGTGCAGCTTTGTGCAGCCCAGAATTCTTCCCCTGCCCTGACCCCATCACTCCTCTCCCACATCCCCTCCCAAGCTGGCATTCCTCCCCGAAGCTGCATCTTCTGAATGAGCATCCCTGCCCAAATCAGCATCGCTCCCAGACCAGCGTCTTCTGAATGAGCATCCCTGCCCAAATCAGCATCGCTCCCAGACCAGCGTCTTCTGAATGAGCATCCCTGCCCAAATCAGCATCGCTCCCAGACCAGCATCCCCCTGAAACCAGCACCCCTCCCAAAATCCACATCGCTCTCAAACAAACAACCCTCCCAAAACAGCATCCTCCAAAGCAACAACCCTCCCCAAACCAGCATCTTCTGAaggagcccccctccccagaccTGCATCCCTCCCCACGAGCTCCCTGGGGTGGCCTGTGCCCCTTGGAGCAGTCCCGGCTCTGGGCAGAGGGGTGAGATTCACCAGCCCTAAGCACTGCCACTTGCGCTCCTGCACTGAATCATCTCAATTACAGATTTGCTTGGATgtgatttggggaaaaaaaaaacaacccacacacacaacaaaaaaacaacccagccctctccttcctcctcctcctcccctgggAAGGGGTGACAGCAGCATAAATAGCAGCTTGCGCAGCACGGGGCCAGATGCAAAGCGAGCGGCAGGGCGGCCGGCTTCCCCTGGCACGCGTGGCACAGCTGCGGGCACCCTCCACCATGGCAGAGCCTTCGctgcccctctccttcctctgcctcctcgCCTTGTCCTCTGCCTGCTACATCCAGAACTGCCCCCGGGGCGGCAAGCGGGCGCTGGCTGACACAGCCCTCCGACAGGTAGGGGACAGCATGGGGGCTTGGGGGGAGATGGGAGGGGGCTTTCTGGGGGGACATAGCTGCTCCGTGGGGTGCAGAGGCTTCCCATCACCTGCTGGAACACCCAGCTGTGTACGCTCCCTCGGGCAGTGCAGTGCACCCGTTTTTTGGGGAGGGCTAGGGGACATGCCCAAGGGCACACGGTGGGGCGCTGGCAGAGGAATGAGCACCCCAAAAATGCTGTTGTTGCCTCAAGCAATGAATCAAGCTTGGACAcagcagagcatccctgctggaggggagcgggggggacAGGACATGCCCatggagcagggacagggaggacatggggggcagcggggagcccCCAGAGTGGGGCCAGTGTCACAGCACGAGGCCAcgctgctggtggcaggggcGAGTTAGTCACACCATGCCAGCGTGACACCTCCAAGGGCTGGCAAAGGTGGAGGAAAGCTTTTCTAATGCAAGAGGGTGCAGGAAGGGTGTAGCCCCCCCTTTTTAGGGTGTATGGGGGACTCAAGCAGCTCCTTCTCCCAGTGCATGCCCTGCGGCCCCGGGAACAGAGGCAACTGCTTTGGCCCTGGCATCTGCTGTGGTGCAGAGCTTGGCTGCTACCTGGGCACGGCAGAGACCCAGCGCTGCGCCGAGGAAGACTACCTGCCTTCACCCTGCCAGGCTGGCGGCCAGCCCTGCGGCTCCGGCGGCCGCTGCGCTGCGCCCGGCATCTGCTGCACTGCCGGTAATGGGGGGTGTTGGGGCGAGGGGGATGGGGGCGCAGAGAGAGGAGTTTTGGGTGTCTTGGAACCATGACGGGGATCACAATGGCACGGGGCAGTCCTCCAGTTGGCCCTCACCTTAcaatggggaaactgaggcacggagtGGCAGCAGTGTTGTCTCcgttttgaaataatttgggGATAGTTGGATTCAGAgtagatataaggaagaaatttgttatgatgagggtggtgagacactggcacaggctgcccagagaggtggcagatgccccatccctggaaacatccaaggccaggctggacggggctctgagcaacctgatctggttgcagatgtccctgcccctggcaggggggtggactagatggcctttaaaggtgGCTTCCAGCCCAAGCTATCCTGATTCTGTGGTAAGGTTTGGGCTCAGAGCTCCTTCCCAAGACACTGCCATGAGGTGTTTCCCAGCCAGGCACACGCAGCCTCCCCGACGTGCCAGCCcaagcccagccagccccgACTCCCTGTCCAGGAGGGACAAAGCTGCAGCATGAGCTGTGCTGGCCCCAACCCCTTCCCTACCTGAAAATAAACCACTCGTGGTCCTAACCTGTCCCGTCACGACATCTTGCTTTCTGTTGAAGAAACCTGTGCAATGGATGGCAGCTGCCTGGACGAAGGCAGCGACGGGGCTCAGGAGGCGGCGGAGAAGAACCTGACGGTGCTGGATGGCTCGGCCGGGGATCTGCTCCTCAAGCTCATGCACTTGGCGAaccggcagcagcagcagcagggcaagcaTCCCCTCCTCTGAGCCAGGGCACCGGGCATCCCCTGCCCCCACACCGatcctcccaccccagccctgtaAATACAAGACCCAATAAAAGTCCTCATGCACTGTGGTGGCTTCATCTGGGATGCGGGGGATGGGTCAAGGGGGGCTCCAGGGATCCAGGGGACCCGTCCGGGGCTTGGGGATGGGAGGCATGTTGGAGGCTGGTGGGTCTTCATCCCCCGCCCCCCGCATCAAATCCCAACCCAGCCCCATGCGTTCAGCTCCCATCCATAGTGgtcctgctgggctggg contains:
- the LOC102050034 gene encoding vasotocin-neurophysin VT, translating into MQSERQGGRLPLARVAQLRAPSTMAEPSLPLSFLCLLALSSACYIQNCPRGGKRALADTALRQCMPCGPGNRGNCFGPGICCGAELGCYLGTAETQRCAEEDYLPSPCQAGGQPCGSGGRCAAPGICCTAETCAMDGSCLDEGSDGAQEAAEKNLTVLDGSAGDLLLKLMHLANRQQQQQGKHPLL